A genomic segment from Idiomarina piscisalsi encodes:
- a CDS encoding macro domain-containing protein produces MKYECVHADISQQTDIDAVVNAANTELKPGGGVAGAIHRAAGPELEKATRSLAPIEPGEAVLTDAFNLPNRYIIHCLGPVYGVDTPSDKLLADCYRNALDLTEEHQIESIAFPALSTGAFGYPFEDATKVALDTIRPHVEKLSHLKLVRFVLFSDEEFAHYQRALRK; encoded by the coding sequence ATGAAATACGAATGCGTACATGCCGACATTAGCCAACAAACCGATATTGATGCAGTCGTTAATGCTGCTAATACCGAGCTAAAGCCCGGCGGTGGCGTTGCTGGTGCAATTCACCGTGCCGCCGGTCCTGAACTGGAAAAAGCAACTCGCTCATTGGCACCCATTGAACCCGGTGAAGCGGTTCTGACCGATGCTTTTAACCTTCCTAATCGCTACATCATTCATTGTCTGGGACCCGTATATGGCGTCGACACTCCTTCAGATAAGCTGTTGGCAGACTGCTATCGCAATGCACTGGATTTAACCGAAGAGCATCAAATAGAATCTATCGCGTTTCCAGCGCTTTCAACCGGAGCCTTCGGTTACCCGTTTGAAGACGCAACGAAAGTGGCTCTGGACACAATTAGGCCGCACGTCGAAAAACTGAGCCACCTGAAACTTGTGCGTTTTGTGCTATTCAGTGACGAAGAGTTTGCCCATTACCAACGTGCACTGAGAAAGTAG
- a CDS encoding isochorismatase family protein has product MKVTFEQSDALIIVDVQNDFCPGGKLALDEGDEVVPIINAMTAQAQEAGIPVFVSRDWHPCHHVSFDERGGPWPEHCVQDTKGAEFHPDLSVPDGARLISKGARFDIDQYSAFDKTGLVSELVHLDVKRVWVVGLALEVCVRATALDAVKNDYETILVEDGTRFIDRADADKTRQELKEAGVTVK; this is encoded by the coding sequence ATGAAAGTGACTTTTGAGCAGAGCGACGCACTCATTATTGTTGATGTACAAAATGATTTTTGCCCAGGCGGTAAGCTGGCACTGGACGAAGGGGATGAAGTAGTCCCCATTATTAATGCGATGACTGCGCAGGCGCAGGAAGCTGGGATCCCTGTATTTGTCTCGCGGGACTGGCATCCTTGTCACCATGTCAGTTTTGACGAACGAGGCGGCCCTTGGCCAGAGCATTGCGTGCAGGACACCAAAGGCGCTGAGTTTCATCCTGATCTAAGCGTACCTGATGGTGCTCGCTTAATTTCTAAAGGTGCTCGTTTTGACATTGACCAGTATTCGGCGTTTGATAAAACCGGATTGGTTTCAGAGCTTGTGCACCTGGATGTAAAACGCGTATGGGTTGTCGGGCTGGCGCTTGAGGTTTGTGTCAGAGCAACCGCGCTCGATGCCGTGAAAAATGATTATGAAACCATTTTAGTGGAAGACGGAACGCGGTTTATCGATCGCGCAGACGCTGATAAAACACGGCAAGAACTCAAAGAAGCCGGTGTGACTGTCAAATAA
- a CDS encoding glycosyltransferase — MTKTKLLKILFYLNIAIIVGLIGYKIYLNLVTSEFKAEHTDQLAAISARLEGQDSYSFAVVGNINNSVGIFERRIIPMLNKDNIDFVISAGNAVSGGGEDKYRALRGTLSHLGMPYLLTFGANEYEEFGSFRFYDHYGPHFFSFTAGNSRFIFLDSTGKTPWQWQLRWLNDILKTDSSTHRFVFIGHPPVEPEDEFILAEEEDYLQPVEFRSALQQTLSNYGVDRVFSSNISMYSESEQNGIPYITTGGAGGLVLNQDESFYHYVKVTVNADGSVEHSVQELEIGQHPILKQLESFWFFIHSLFYVGYLNFILLLAVFLVISTKLYNAVFVGKDYYPDYDIDPDPWLGRQLKVAMFTNNYLPFIGGVPISIERLRCGLEKLKDTVLIVAPRYKSKREKEKNVIRMPSIFSFGEKSEFRFANIFSSAVRKKVKAFKPDIIHVHHPFWIGSLGVYMARRLKVPAVYTYHTRLEHYSHFVFLPGSLFRNIIAHFLVRRFANKCDAVIVPTDSTEEYLRMIGVTAPTYVQPTGIEYDRFQHVEPAEVEKLKKRLKIKDETVFVSVSRLSNEKNIDFMIDALAELKKATDKPFRLLIVGDGHQKQRLQTKIDELGLKQTIQLVGSVAPEKMANWYQLGDAFLFASQSETQGMVILEAMAAGLPVVAVRSSGIDDVVEDGFNGYKTPARQAVWLERVERLLNDEELLGQLSGNAENFAKAYSVERFSQDVRHIYAETLARYHEHKN; from the coding sequence ATGACAAAAACCAAACTTTTAAAAATCCTGTTTTATTTAAATATCGCCATTATTGTTGGTCTTATTGGTTATAAAATTTACCTGAATTTGGTTACCTCAGAGTTTAAAGCGGAACACACAGACCAGCTGGCAGCCATTAGTGCTCGTCTGGAAGGTCAGGACAGTTATAGTTTCGCGGTTGTCGGTAATATTAATAACTCGGTAGGGATATTTGAGCGCCGTATTATTCCTATGCTGAACAAAGACAATATCGACTTTGTTATTTCTGCTGGTAACGCGGTGAGCGGTGGTGGGGAAGATAAATACCGTGCCTTGAGAGGCACATTGTCTCATTTGGGCATGCCCTATTTGCTGACGTTTGGCGCTAATGAATATGAAGAGTTTGGCAGCTTTCGTTTTTATGATCATTATGGACCGCATTTCTTCAGTTTTACTGCTGGAAACAGCCGTTTCATTTTTCTGGACAGTACCGGAAAGACCCCCTGGCAATGGCAGCTGCGTTGGCTTAACGATATTTTAAAGACGGATTCCTCAACGCATCGCTTCGTTTTCATCGGGCATCCTCCAGTGGAGCCTGAGGATGAATTTATTCTCGCGGAAGAGGAAGACTATCTGCAGCCCGTTGAGTTTCGATCTGCACTGCAGCAAACACTCAGTAATTACGGCGTCGATCGTGTGTTCTCTTCCAACATCTCTATGTACTCTGAGAGTGAACAAAATGGCATACCTTATATTACTACCGGTGGTGCAGGTGGGTTGGTTCTTAATCAGGACGAAAGCTTTTATCACTACGTAAAAGTGACCGTGAATGCCGACGGCAGTGTTGAGCACTCCGTACAAGAACTGGAAATTGGTCAGCATCCAATACTGAAGCAATTAGAGAGCTTCTGGTTTTTCATTCACTCTCTGTTTTATGTGGGCTACTTAAACTTCATTCTATTGCTCGCGGTATTCCTGGTTATTAGTACCAAGCTCTACAATGCGGTATTTGTAGGAAAAGATTATTACCCGGATTACGACATTGACCCTGATCCATGGCTAGGCCGCCAATTAAAAGTGGCGATGTTTACCAACAATTACCTACCGTTCATTGGTGGCGTGCCTATTTCAATAGAGCGTTTGCGTTGCGGCCTGGAAAAGTTAAAAGACACGGTGCTTATTGTTGCGCCGCGCTACAAGAGTAAACGAGAGAAAGAAAAAAACGTCATACGTATGCCGTCTATTTTTTCTTTTGGCGAAAAGAGTGAGTTTCGCTTTGCCAATATCTTCTCGTCGGCAGTGCGCAAAAAAGTAAAAGCATTTAAGCCGGATATTATTCATGTACATCATCCGTTTTGGATAGGTTCGCTCGGTGTGTATATGGCGCGCCGCTTGAAAGTACCGGCCGTTTATACTTACCACACGCGACTGGAGCATTACTCGCACTTTGTGTTTTTACCCGGCTCGCTGTTCCGCAATATTATTGCGCACTTTCTGGTGCGTCGTTTTGCGAACAAATGCGACGCTGTCATTGTGCCAACCGACTCAACAGAAGAATACTTGCGCATGATAGGCGTGACGGCACCGACCTATGTGCAGCCGACAGGCATTGAATATGACCGCTTCCAGCACGTAGAGCCAGCCGAAGTTGAAAAGCTGAAAAAGCGACTGAAAATAAAAGACGAAACGGTTTTTGTGAGTGTGTCACGGCTGTCGAATGAGAAAAATATCGACTTTATGATCGATGCGCTGGCAGAGTTGAAAAAAGCCACTGACAAGCCGTTCAGGCTGCTTATCGTCGGCGATGGGCATCAGAAACAGCGGTTACAAACGAAAATTGACGAGCTCGGTTTAAAACAAACCATTCAGTTAGTCGGCTCCGTGGCGCCGGAAAAAATGGCCAACTGGTATCAACTAGGCGACGCCTTCTTATTCGCGTCTCAGTCAGAAACGCAGGGTATGGTTATTCTTGAAGCGATGGCGGCTGGTTTGCCGGTTGTTGCGGTGCGCTCCAGTGGCATTGACGACGTTGTGGAAGATGGCTTTAACGGCTACAAAACGCCTGCGAGACAAGCGGTTTGGCTAGAACGAGT
- a CDS encoding EAL domain-containing protein, producing MTMKGCFAVGVIFSLLCLSANAQPVIVSPDEETINLNAHLYEWKEERELNASNIVQELQGLNWKKVEDSYNKGYISDAYWYRLKLTHEHDSPQLRLLEITYPLLDKIDFYVKTDGAATHYSTGDRRRYNDRPIHGRTFVFPIELAPNAVSEVYFRVQSASSHQISTRLWSNDAYIKYSNEDATYRAVYYGSQIMLIIFILGLYMLMRERVYLLFSLTILGLLTLQAAMHGVLFQYVIPAFPLVHEYVILTSVPFILFMMLWFSSDYLDLRRRHKRWYQTYRLAALIVLLVFISAFILPYRLATMFGVGLSVPVTLLTLWTGIRLWSKGTKTARLFTISWAALLVGCLITILNQLGVVAIPGASQYSIPLGASIQSILMAYALADRFQKDRNDKVKAQEARFYALKKQRDTEREMMRSATRNQLTGLCNRQVFEQVLSSHLEHNSRESIAIGLWHIESFNDYHKTLGHESSETLLQTVAKRLNNEAAGIVSIVRLDRKDDIAVANIETVTFGCIFKDLCREETLSLVQKLADILHEPIEFKGLSIEFAVRSGCAFSEPGIDVSTLQRHAFIAFGHNLPNEQQVTVYSPDMDSYSPRRLTLMTELRNALKSDELELYFQPQVDLKADKCAGFEALIRWTHPEYGFIPPDEFIPIAEETGVIREVTTWVLKKAAEFSVNLEGIGQSLTVSVNISAENLRDKDFVAEIDKLVKSGQMSADTLILEITETAAMENRETAIQTLIDLHADGFKISIDDFGTGYSSLAYLDELPVHEVKIDRSFILKMQENEQEDTIIRATINMGHELGFKVLAEGVEDAQVAEKLKKRGCDLVQGYYYSKPKPKVEALTWLKEFDG from the coding sequence ATGACAATGAAGGGATGCTTTGCGGTTGGTGTAATATTCAGTTTGCTTTGCCTGAGTGCCAATGCCCAGCCCGTCATTGTCAGCCCCGACGAGGAAACCATTAATTTAAACGCTCACCTTTATGAGTGGAAAGAGGAGCGAGAATTAAACGCCAGTAATATTGTACAAGAATTGCAGGGGTTGAATTGGAAAAAAGTAGAGGACTCTTACAATAAGGGGTATATCAGTGACGCGTACTGGTATCGCTTAAAACTGACGCATGAACATGACTCCCCGCAGTTAAGATTGCTAGAAATAACCTACCCTTTGCTGGATAAAATCGACTTTTACGTCAAAACGGATGGCGCAGCTACACATTACTCGACAGGGGACAGAAGACGCTATAACGACAGGCCTATTCACGGGCGCACCTTTGTTTTTCCTATCGAATTAGCACCGAACGCAGTTAGTGAGGTGTACTTTCGGGTGCAATCTGCCAGTTCTCATCAGATTTCTACTCGGCTTTGGAGTAACGACGCCTATATAAAGTACAGTAATGAAGACGCAACCTACCGGGCGGTGTATTACGGCTCTCAAATTATGTTGATTATCTTCATTCTCGGGCTGTATATGCTGATGAGAGAACGTGTTTATTTACTCTTTAGCTTAACGATACTGGGTCTGCTAACGTTGCAGGCAGCTATGCACGGGGTGCTGTTCCAGTATGTCATTCCTGCCTTTCCGTTGGTGCACGAATACGTCATTCTGACCAGTGTTCCGTTTATACTTTTCATGATGCTTTGGTTTTCGAGTGACTACCTTGACTTGAGGAGACGTCACAAACGGTGGTATCAGACCTACCGCTTAGCAGCGCTCATTGTGTTACTCGTTTTTATTTCAGCGTTTATATTGCCTTATCGGTTAGCCACAATGTTTGGCGTTGGATTGTCTGTACCGGTGACGCTGCTGACGTTATGGACAGGCATTCGGCTTTGGTCAAAAGGAACTAAGACAGCGCGCTTGTTTACCATTTCGTGGGCGGCATTATTGGTTGGTTGCCTTATCACTATATTGAACCAACTGGGTGTAGTTGCGATACCTGGAGCGTCCCAATACAGCATTCCATTAGGTGCGAGCATCCAGTCTATTCTAATGGCGTATGCGCTTGCTGATCGCTTCCAGAAAGATCGCAATGACAAGGTAAAAGCACAAGAAGCCCGATTTTATGCGTTGAAAAAACAGCGCGATACAGAGCGTGAAATGATGCGTAGCGCGACGCGTAATCAGCTGACTGGCTTGTGTAACCGGCAGGTATTTGAGCAGGTTTTAAGTTCTCATCTGGAGCACAATAGCCGGGAGTCGATAGCTATTGGGCTTTGGCATATTGAGAGCTTCAACGATTACCACAAAACACTCGGGCATGAGAGCAGTGAGACCTTGCTGCAAACAGTGGCGAAGCGACTCAACAATGAAGCGGCGGGTATTGTAAGTATTGTTCGGTTAGACAGAAAAGATGATATCGCTGTTGCCAATATTGAAACCGTCACTTTTGGCTGTATTTTTAAAGATCTTTGTCGGGAAGAAACGCTCAGCCTTGTCCAAAAGCTTGCGGATATATTGCATGAACCTATTGAATTTAAGGGGCTGTCGATAGAATTTGCGGTTCGCTCAGGCTGTGCCTTTAGTGAGCCGGGAATCGATGTGTCGACATTGCAGCGCCACGCGTTTATTGCCTTTGGACATAACCTACCCAATGAGCAACAAGTGACTGTTTATAGCCCGGATATGGATTCATACAGTCCGCGACGGCTTACGTTGATGACCGAGTTAAGAAACGCGCTGAAAAGCGATGAGTTGGAACTCTACTTTCAACCTCAAGTTGATTTGAAAGCCGATAAGTGTGCTGGCTTTGAGGCACTTATACGGTGGACACATCCGGAGTATGGCTTTATTCCACCAGATGAGTTTATCCCGATAGCCGAGGAAACGGGGGTCATTCGAGAGGTTACCACCTGGGTGTTAAAAAAAGCGGCAGAGTTTTCAGTCAATCTGGAGGGTATTGGTCAGAGTCTAACGGTCTCGGTGAATATATCCGCCGAAAACCTGCGCGACAAAGACTTCGTCGCGGAAATTGACAAGTTGGTGAAAAGCGGCCAAATGAGTGCTGATACGCTGATTTTAGAAATTACCGAAACCGCAGCAATGGAAAATAGAGAAACAGCGATTCAAACGCTTATCGATCTGCACGCAGATGGTTTTAAGATTTCTATCGATGATTTTGGCACGGGGTATAGCTCGCTGGCCTACCTTGATGAGTTGCCTGTTCACGAAGTGAAAATCGATCGTTCATTTATTCTTAAGATGCAGGAGAACGAGCAGGAAGACACCATCATTCGCGCCACCATTAATATGGGGCATGAACTTGGCTTTAAGGTGCTTGCGGAAGGTGTCGAAGATGCTCAAGTCGCTGAAAAGCTTAAAAAGCGCGGGTGTGACTTGGTGCAAGGTTACTATTACTCTAAACCTAAGCCTAAAGTAGAGGCTTTGACGTGGCTTAAAGAGTTTGACGGTTGA
- a CDS encoding class I SAM-dependent methyltransferase, which yields MIFANPETYLPQDEEKAIYDFHQNGPQDIRYREFLSQLSIPLLEKLSTGMTGLDFGSGPGPTLNVMLEEQGMKMSIYDIFYAPDSGQLSRQYDFVTCSEVAEHFREPGKTWRQLTSLVKPKGYIGIMTWMFTKETAEQFNQWQYKGDPTHVSFYTPKTMQWIAQHFQLSLEILSEQVILLRKD from the coding sequence ATGATTTTTGCAAATCCAGAGACTTACCTGCCTCAGGACGAAGAAAAAGCCATTTACGACTTTCATCAAAATGGTCCGCAGGACATCCGCTACCGAGAGTTCTTAAGCCAACTTTCAATCCCTTTATTAGAAAAACTATCAACGGGCATGACTGGCCTTGATTTTGGTTCCGGTCCTGGGCCTACACTGAATGTGATGCTTGAGGAACAAGGCATGAAGATGTCTATTTACGACATCTTCTACGCGCCGGACAGCGGACAGTTGAGCCGTCAGTATGACTTTGTCACCTGCAGCGAGGTTGCAGAACACTTTAGAGAACCTGGCAAAACATGGCGACAGTTAACAAGCTTAGTGAAGCCTAAAGGATATATAGGCATCATGACCTGGATGTTTACAAAAGAAACCGCTGAGCAGTTTAATCAGTGGCAATACAAGGGCGATCCGACCCATGTCAGCTTTTACACGCCTAAAACCATGCAATGGATAGCGCAACATTTTCAACTCAGCCTTGAAATTCTCAGCGAACAAGTCATTTTATTAAGAAAAGACTAA
- a CDS encoding SDR family oxidoreductase, giving the protein MSKVLLITGASSGIGEATARKAAKEGLKLILTARRKEKLDALVEEFGSENAIGVAADAGNYDELEQAVKQGVDKFGQLDAVFANAGTGVSTPGTEEGDPEEWKQMVDVNINGLLYTAKLTLPHLRKTTGHFLMTGSAAGRITLKGSVYGATKWFVHGFAQNLAEEMKEWNGRCTTIAPGMVNTPFFDEPKPDKLDPDDVADAVLYAINANPRNCVREMFLMPAY; this is encoded by the coding sequence ATGTCGAAAGTACTACTGATTACCGGTGCCTCAAGTGGCATCGGTGAAGCGACAGCGCGTAAAGCGGCGAAAGAGGGGCTAAAACTGATACTAACGGCTCGTCGGAAAGAAAAGTTGGATGCGCTGGTTGAAGAATTTGGCTCTGAAAATGCTATTGGTGTTGCAGCCGATGCCGGTAACTATGATGAGCTTGAGCAGGCTGTTAAACAAGGTGTTGATAAGTTTGGTCAATTAGATGCGGTGTTCGCCAATGCGGGAACCGGTGTTTCAACGCCGGGCACTGAAGAAGGCGACCCGGAAGAATGGAAGCAGATGGTGGATGTGAACATCAACGGGCTTCTCTATACGGCGAAGCTGACGTTGCCGCACTTGCGTAAAACCACCGGCCATTTCTTAATGACGGGCTCTGCTGCCGGGCGCATTACATTGAAAGGCTCGGTGTATGGAGCTACGAAGTGGTTTGTACATGGCTTTGCACAAAACCTGGCCGAAGAAATGAAAGAATGGAATGGCCGTTGCACGACAATAGCTCCGGGTATGGTCAATACGCCGTTCTTTGACGAGCCTAAGCCGGACAAGCTGGACCCGGATGACGTTGCAGACGCTGTGTTGTACGCAATCAATGCGAACCCACGTAATTGCGTGCGTGAAATGTTCTTAATGCCCGCATATTAG
- the katG gene encoding catalase/peroxidase HPI: MSSSNGGGKCPIMHGSMTSAKKTNTHWWPNSLKLEILRQHDTKANPMDEDFNYAEEFKKINLEELKQDLKDLMTDSQDWWPADWGHYGGLMIRMAWHSAGSYRLADGRGGGGTGNQRFAPLNSWPDNVSLDKARRLLWPIKKKYGNKLSWADLFILAGNMAYESMGLKTFGFAGGREDIWHPEEDTYWGSEKEWLDATKNRYDSDQERDSLENPLAAVQMGLIYVNPEGVDGNPDPLRTAKDVRETFKRMAMNDEETCALTAGGHTVGKCHGNGKEENLGPEPEAADVEEQGFGWRNSGGKGMGRDTVTSGIEGAWTTEPTKWDNGYFYLLFNYEWELKKSPAGAWQWEPIDIKEEDKPVDVEDPSIRRNPIMTDADMAMKMDPDYRKIAEKFYKDPEYFAEVFARAWFKLTHRDLGPKDRYLGPDVPEEDLIWQDPIPKVDYTLSETEIADLKDKLLNSGLTSYELISTAWDSARTFRGSDFRGGANGARIRLAPQKDWHGNEPEKLQKVLAKLEEVQSSLDKKVSIADLIVLGGTAAVEKAAKEAGYNITVPFAPGRGDATDEQTDAESFDALEPLHDGYRNYLKKDYNVPAEELMLDRTQLMGLTAPEMTVLVGGMRALGANYGESKHGVFTDRVGVLTNDFFVNLTDMNNVWKKAGDHYEVRDRKTDELKWTANRIDLVFGSNSILRSYSELYAQDDNQEKFVKDFVKAWTKVMNADRFDLA, translated from the coding sequence ATGAGTAGCTCAAACGGTGGCGGTAAATGCCCAATTATGCATGGCAGCATGACGTCTGCTAAGAAAACCAATACGCATTGGTGGCCTAATTCATTGAAGCTGGAAATTCTGCGCCAGCATGACACCAAAGCCAATCCAATGGACGAAGACTTCAACTACGCAGAAGAATTCAAAAAAATTAATTTAGAAGAATTAAAGCAAGACTTAAAAGACCTCATGACCGACAGCCAGGACTGGTGGCCAGCTGACTGGGGACATTACGGTGGTCTAATGATTCGTATGGCTTGGCATTCGGCTGGCTCGTACCGCTTAGCGGATGGTCGTGGCGGTGGCGGCACGGGCAACCAACGCTTCGCCCCGTTAAACAGTTGGCCAGATAACGTCAGCCTGGACAAAGCTCGTCGTCTGTTATGGCCGATTAAGAAGAAATACGGCAACAAACTGTCTTGGGCGGACTTATTCATTCTGGCCGGCAACATGGCTTATGAGTCGATGGGGCTTAAAACCTTTGGTTTTGCAGGCGGCCGCGAAGACATCTGGCACCCTGAAGAAGATACTTACTGGGGCAGTGAGAAGGAGTGGTTGGATGCGACCAAAAACCGTTACGACTCGGACCAAGAACGTGACTCTCTGGAAAATCCTCTGGCCGCAGTGCAAATGGGTTTAATTTACGTGAATCCGGAAGGCGTTGACGGCAACCCTGATCCATTGCGTACCGCAAAAGACGTGCGCGAAACGTTTAAACGCATGGCAATGAACGACGAAGAAACCTGTGCGCTCACCGCGGGTGGTCATACGGTCGGTAAGTGCCACGGTAATGGCAAAGAAGAGAACTTAGGCCCTGAGCCAGAAGCGGCAGACGTTGAAGAGCAAGGTTTTGGGTGGCGCAACAGCGGCGGCAAAGGTATGGGTCGCGACACGGTAACTAGTGGCATTGAAGGCGCCTGGACCACTGAACCAACTAAGTGGGATAACGGCTATTTCTACTTGCTGTTCAACTACGAGTGGGAGCTTAAGAAGAGCCCCGCTGGCGCTTGGCAGTGGGAGCCTATCGACATTAAAGAGGAAGACAAACCGGTCGATGTGGAAGATCCGTCTATCCGTCGTAACCCGATTATGACCGACGCTGATATGGCGATGAAGATGGATCCTGACTACCGCAAAATTGCGGAGAAGTTCTACAAAGACCCAGAGTACTTCGCAGAGGTATTCGCGCGTGCTTGGTTCAAACTGACACACCGCGACTTAGGTCCCAAAGATCGTTATTTAGGACCGGACGTGCCAGAAGAAGACCTGATTTGGCAGGATCCAATTCCAAAAGTGGACTACACACTGAGTGAAACGGAAATTGCTGACCTGAAAGACAAGTTGCTAAACAGTGGTTTAACCTCTTACGAGCTAATTTCTACCGCATGGGACAGCGCGCGTACATTCCGTGGCTCAGACTTCCGTGGTGGTGCAAATGGTGCGCGTATTCGTTTAGCACCGCAGAAAGACTGGCACGGTAATGAGCCAGAAAAACTGCAAAAAGTACTGGCAAAACTGGAAGAGGTGCAGTCATCTCTGGACAAAAAAGTCAGCATTGCGGATTTAATTGTTCTGGGCGGTACGGCAGCCGTTGAGAAAGCCGCGAAAGAGGCAGGCTACAACATTACTGTGCCGTTTGCTCCGGGTCGTGGTGACGCAACAGACGAGCAAACTGACGCCGAAAGCTTCGATGCGTTAGAGCCGCTGCATGATGGTTATCGCAATTACTTGAAGAAAGATTACAACGTGCCTGCAGAAGAGTTAATGCTCGACAGAACTCAATTAATGGGCTTAACCGCGCCAGAAATGACGGTTCTTGTTGGCGGTATGCGCGCGTTAGGTGCGAACTACGGCGAGTCTAAGCACGGTGTATTCACCGACCGTGTCGGCGTATTAACGAATGACTTCTTCGTTAACCTGACCGACATGAACAACGTTTGGAAAAAGGCGGGCGACCACTACGAAGTTCGCGACCGCAAAACGGACGAGCTTAAGTGGACAGCGAATCGCATTGATTTAGTCTTCGGTTCAAACTCTATTCTGCGTTCGTATTCAGAGCTTTACGCTCAGGACGACAACCAGGAGAAGTTTGTGAAAGACTTTGTGAAAGCCTGGACGAAAGTCATGAATGCCGACCGATTTGATTTAGCTTAA
- a CDS encoding lysylphosphatidylglycerol synthase transmembrane domain-containing protein yields the protein MTTESKDAQKPQTSGKRLLLFALLFIALTVAGFYAIYNHFSNRELTFDFRLFAPEVISLTILLLIVYFAADGLRLYYTLRALGYRIPKSAMTKLVFINIFFSNITPMATGGGFAQVWFLHRHGVPIGRATAATTIRTVLAIFFIFSLTPVFLLTLTPLQNEAFISDIGGALAVFIVLYLAFFAIVLLRAHWLIGPLSTLFHSLHKLHLISESRHQRWQYKARREMLRFSRSFAEYCRGSKSAIALSVFFTAVFLISLFSFPALLMWGLGYDINYLVSLGLLVVTTFIMYFAPTPGASGISEGVFGSFFNEILANNHLLLVTFSWRFLTIYLGMLVGLIVLQRYLVKSAHKQDVS from the coding sequence ATGACCACCGAAAGTAAGGATGCACAAAAGCCCCAAACGTCAGGGAAACGACTGCTTTTGTTTGCGTTGCTGTTCATTGCATTAACAGTCGCTGGTTTTTACGCCATTTATAACCACTTTTCTAACCGTGAGCTTACCTTCGACTTCCGGCTGTTTGCCCCTGAAGTTATCAGCCTGACGATTTTGCTGCTGATTGTGTACTTCGCTGCCGACGGCTTACGACTTTATTACACCTTAAGAGCGCTGGGCTACCGAATACCCAAAAGCGCGATGACCAAGCTGGTGTTCATTAATATCTTTTTCTCGAACATAACTCCAATGGCTACCGGCGGTGGCTTCGCACAGGTTTGGTTTTTGCACCGACATGGCGTGCCCATAGGGAGGGCGACTGCCGCGACCACCATACGCACTGTTCTGGCGATATTCTTTATATTTTCGCTGACGCCGGTGTTTTTGTTGACTCTGACCCCGTTGCAGAATGAAGCGTTTATCAGCGACATTGGCGGCGCACTGGCTGTCTTTATTGTTCTTTATCTGGCGTTTTTCGCGATTGTTTTACTAAGAGCGCACTGGTTGATTGGTCCACTCAGCACGCTGTTTCATAGCCTGCATAAGTTGCACTTAATCAGCGAGTCACGGCATCAGCGCTGGCAGTATAAGGCTCGTAGGGAAATGCTGCGTTTTAGTCGAAGCTTTGCAGAGTACTGCCGTGGTTCAAAGTCAGCTATTGCGCTGTCGGTATTCTTCACCGCAGTGTTCCTCATCAGTTTATTCAGTTTTCCTGCGCTCTTAATGTGGGGGCTGGGCTACGATATAAATTACTTAGTGAGCCTTGGCTTACTGGTGGTGACGACCTTCATTATGTATTTCGCCCCGACCCCCGGAGCATCTGGTATATCAGAAGGTGTTTTCGGCAGCTTCTTTAATGAAATTTTGGCGAATAATCATTTATTGTTAGTCACATTCAGCTGGCGCTTTTTGACGATTTATCTCGGAATGCTGGTCGGTTTAATTGTATTGCAAAGGTATCTTGTAAAGTCTGCTCATAAACAGGATGTATCATGA